A region of the Stieleria neptunia genome:
ACCGCCAAAAGACCGATTTTTATGAAACCGGCACCCGCGCGATCGAACTGTTTGACGCGTCGGTCAATTCGTACTTCCTGAAAACCTTCGGGCGTAACCCGCGCGAAATCACCTGTGAATGCGAACGCAGTGACGAACCGAGCATGGTTCAGGTGTTGCACTTGTCCAACGGCGACACGTTGAATCCAAAACTGACCGCCAAGCGAAACGTCATCACCGAAGCGGTCGAACAAGGGCTTGATGACGAAGCCATCCTCCGCGCCTTGTTTCTTCGCGGGCTCTCCCGCGAGCCCCTGGAATCGGAACGGGATGCCTTGCTGGGCGTGTTGTCAGAATACGGCCGGGAAGATCGTTTGACCGGGCTGCAAGATGTCGCCTGGAGCGTGTTGACGAGTACCGAGTTTACCTTCAACCACTAAACCGCAACTCGCCGCCGACGATCGTGTGCCGGACCCGGCCGATCAGTTCCATGCCGGCGAACGGCGTGCTGATACAGGTTGATCGAAACTGACCGGGATCGACTTTCCATCCCGCGTTGGGATCGATGATGGTGACGTCGGCCGGGCGGCCGATGCCGAGCGTGCCGGCGTCCAGTCCGGCGATCTGTGCCGGACGCGTCGACATGCGGTCGATCAATTCGATCCAATCCAGGGTGCCGGTTCGCACCAAAGCCGTCGCGGCGGTCGCCAAGGCGGTTTCCAACGAGGAGATTCCGAACGGGGATTGATCCAGGTCGTTCATCATCTTTTCGCGACTGCGCGGCATGTGGCCGGACTGGATCGCGTCGATCGTCTTGTCTTTGACCGCCTGGCAGAGCGTCGCCACGTGACGGGGACTGCGCAGCGGCGGATGAACCTTGAATCGGGATTCGTAAGAACGCATGGCCGCGTCGCTCAACATCAAATTGTGCGGACACACCGAAGCGGTCACGACAACGCCGCGCGACTTGACGCGCCGGAACATGTCGACCGCCCCCATCGTGCTGACCGGACCGACATGCAGTCGCCCGTCGGTGGCTTCGGCCAGACGAACATCGCGCGCGACGGCCAAATCTTCCGCTTCGGTCGGCAATCCTTTTAATCCCAGCACCAGGGAAACCTGACCGTCATGCATCACACCGCCGAGCGCCAACTCGGGGACTTCGGGCGAATCAAAAATCGGACGGCCGAGCATGCGGCAGTATTCAAGCGCCCGTTTCAACAGCGCGTCACTGGGCGCGGCACGCGGTGCATCGCTGAACGCGACCGCCCCGGCTTCGGATAACAGGCCCAGTTCGGCCATCTGTTTACCCGAACGCCCCTTGCTCAGGCAACCGACGACGTAAACCCGCGCGCCTCGTGCCGCGGTTGCTTTTTGGCGAACAAATTCGACCGCGCCGTGGGAATCGATCACCGGATCGGTGCTGGACGCGGCCAAAATCGACGTGTAGCCGCCGGCCAGCGCGGCGTGTGATCCGCTATGGATGGTTTCGTCTTCCTCGAATCCCGGCTCTCGGAGTTCGACTCCCAAATCGACCAAACCCGGCGCGACTAGGCATCCGCCGGCGTCGATCACATCGCAGTCCTGTGGGATGTCGCCGTCACTCGGATCAACCGCCGCGAACACGCCGTCGACCATCATGATTCGACCGCCACGATTCAAGTTCTGGCTGGGGTCGATCAAAGTACCGTTTTCGATCAGCAGGGGCTTCTTCATCAGTCGCTCGATCTCTTCAAATTCCTAAGCGGATGCTTGGTTGCCGCTGCGGTACCGATCGTCGGCCGCGGACAACAAGTACAAGGCCGACATGCGAACGGCAATTCCGTTGGTGACCTGTTCCAGGATCACCGAGTGCGGGCCATCGGCGACCTCCGGGGTGATTTCCACGCCGCGGTTGATCGGCCCCGGCGCCATGATCAGGATGTTCTCTTTGGCCTGGCGCATTCGCACGGCGTTCATCGCGTACAACGCCGCGTATTCGCGGACACTGGGAAACGGCCGCGCGTGCTGGCGTTCAAATTGAATCCGCAGCAGATTCAAGACGTCACAGCGGGGCAGGATTTCGTCCAAGTGGTGGGCCACTTCGAAACCCAACTCCTGCCAGCGTGGGCTGACCAGGGTCGGCGGCCCGCAAATGATCACGTGCGCCCCCATGCGTTTGAGCCCCCAGATGTTGCTCCGCGCGGTGCGGCTGTGTGCGATGTCCCCGACCAGTGCAACGGTCAAACCGTCCAGACTGCCGCGATGCTGGCGAATCGTCAACAGATCCAACAGCCCCTGGGTGGGATGTTCGTGTGGACCGTCCCCGGCGTTCAAGACGCAACAGCCCAGTTCGCGGGCCAGCAGGTTCGGGGTTCCGGGCGTCCCGTGACGGGTGACCACCCAGTCCACCCCCATCGCTTCGATCGTCTTGGCGGTGTCGGCAAACGTCTCCCCCTTGGCGGTGCTGGAACCGCTCGAGCCGAATTCGACCGTGTCCGCGCCGAGGCGTTTGGCCGCCAAGGAAAAACTGTTCCGCGTCCGCGTGCTGTTTTCGAAAAACAGGTTCGCACACGTCTTGCCGCTCAACAGCGACAACTTGCGGCGACAACCCTCGGTCGCTTCCTTCAACCGACTCGCGACGTCCAGCAAAATGGTGATTTCTTCGGCCGACAGGGATTCCAAATCCAACAAGTGCCGACGATCCCAACGCTCCGCAAACGATGTCAAATCAGGCACGTTCATCAACCACCTTTCTCCGTGACCAGCCGATTTCTTGTTCCAAAGGGCGACGGAACGTTAGCCTAATGAATTGATGGCAAATCCGCGAGCGGGCGGAAAGGAAGTGGCAGAGGCTTCCCGTCGGCCGTTGGAGCGGGACGGCGCGAGCGGCCTGTCGATTTAGTCCGGTTCTGCTGAGTTAATGGTGAGCCGCTGGCCGTAAGGCCTCGGGCAGCGTCGCAGTGCCCGGCCGCTTACGCGGCGCGGCTCACAAATACGACAGCCCGCTCGCGCCGTTCCGCTAACACCTCGCAAAACAGAGGGAATCGATGCTTTGCCGCGTTACAGCTTGGATGTCGCAAACGCGAGCATCGCCCAGGCGATGATCCAGGCCACACCTCCCAACGGTGTGATCGCTCCCATCCAAGTTGTCTCGGTCAACACCAGCAGATACAGGCTGCCGCTGAACAGCACGATGCCGGCCAAGAACAAGCTGCCGGATTTCACGATCAGCGACGAGGCGTTGGTGCCCAAGGCACTCAGCGCCAACAAGACGACCGCGTGAACGAGGTGGTACCTGGATCCGGTTTCGAATTGCCCCACCCGCTTTGCGACCCGTTCGGGTTCCAAGCCTTGGGATTGCAGAAACCCCTCCAGCCCATGCGCCGCAAAGGCCCCCAGGGCCACGCCCGTGGCGCCGGCAATCGCGGCGGCAACGAGCAGGAATCGATTGGGAGGGGTCATGCCGAGGTCAGCTGGGTGTCAACGGCGCGCAGCAGCTTGTCCATCTGAAAGGGTTTGCGAATGTATTCGCTGACGCCCAGCAGCTCGGCGTAGGCTTTGTGGCGGCTGCCTTCATTGCCGGTGATCATGATCACCGGCACCATGGATTCGGACATCCGACGCAACTTTTCCAGCACCAGAAATCCGCTGCGTTTGGGCATCATCATGTCCAAGATGATCAGGTCCGGCGATTCGCGCTCGGCCAACGCCAACCCCTGGTTTCCGTCACGGGCAACGACGACCTCGTACCCGGCACCTTCCAACGCATAACGCACCGACTCGATGATTTCTACATCGTCGTCGACGATCAGAATTTTGGCACCGCGATCGCTTTGAACCACTTCGGGGAGATCGTCAGAGTCTTCGTCGGCCATACAGTGGAACCTGGAGGTGAAACTAGAAGTTTAATTGTCCGAGAACGAAGTCGGACTCGTATCCCAATGGCTTAGTTTAGCAACTGGAGCACCGCTCACCACATGATTCATGACCCATCGGTCCAGATCCGACAAAACGACGGTATTCATTTCATCGTCGTTACGGTACTGACGAATTTCCAGTTGTGCTCCGATCGAACTGGCGTCTTGAATTTCGGAAACCAAGCGTGCCTGGTCATAAAACTCACTCTCGATGGATCGCTGCCACAGCATTGGCAATCGCCGTTCCTTCAGTCGCTGACGGTCCAGTTCCGGATGGGCGGGCAGATTGAACGCGCCGCCGAGTGAAACCGCGGCGGCAAACAGTTCCGGGTGACGCATCGCGATCCGCGTCGCCATTGTGCCACCACTTTGGTAACCCGCCAACACGATGCGTTCGGCATGGACGCTGTATTGACTTGCGGCGCGATCGATCGCTTCGAGCACGCTGCGCTCCGCCGATTGCAAGGCCGCCGCCGAGTTGCTCCACCCGAACCGATGGCCCGACGCATCCGACGCCATCGGACCGCGAATGCCGGTGGCCAAGTAGTTCCGCGAGCTGACATGCGGCATCACGTGGCAAACTTGATTTTCGTTGAACCCGTCGCTGTGCAGCCAGACGACCAACGGGTAGCGGTAGTTCGCTTCGTAATGCAGCGGTACGAAAAACGTCTGCGAACGGATCGCCGCGGACCAACTGCTCGGTGTACCGTCGGCGTGCTCTTCCGCATCGAGTGCGTCGACGGGGTGCGGGGCGCTGTCCTTTCCGTCGGCAACGTGATCGCTAACGGAATTCCAAATCATGGTCGCATCAAAACGGTTCATAGCAAACCGGGACTCAGCAAGTGAAAAAGCATCAACACGCTGCTGACGGCTCGCTACAAACGTAGGGACAGCGCGGACGATGTGTCAACGCTGAAGCACAGAAAGCCAGTGTCAAAAAGACAAAATTAGAAACGCTTTCAAAACTAACGCTTCAGAATGTCAGCCAGCTCAATCAGGTGCCGAAGGCTGTCGCAATGCGCCGTGTAACGCAGCTTGGGACGCAACTGATCATCCAACGCACGCCCCCCGACGATCAGGCCGACCCGGTCGCCCAGCGAGTCGGCCAGTTTGTTCTGCTCACGCACAAAACGGACCGGATCGGCGACCGCCGTCACGCTCAACCAAACCATCTTGGGCTGGTAATCCTGGACCGCCTGCATCAACGAAACCAGCGGCAAATCGTTACCCAAATTGACCGCGTTCCAGCCGCTTTCTCGCAACGCCAGCTCCACCAACGCGGTGGGTAATTGGTAGGGGTCCGACTCCGGCGCCGCACCGATCGCTATCGGCGCCTCCACAGGAAGGGATGCTAGCCCCTCGCGAAGGCTGTAGATCAACCGCGTGCAGATCGTGCAACTGCGACGCTCCTGGTACACCTCCAGCTCCCCGCAGTCCCATGCATCACCGAGCCCCCGCATCGCGTCGGTGATCAGATCCTCCGCCGCTTCGGCACGGGACCAACCCAACCCAATCCGCTCCTCGAGCAGACCCATGCAATGACGCTCGTCTCCATCGGCCAGTGCCGCCCGAAACTCCTGCTGCGTCGGCTCGGTGCCGGCGCCGCGGATCGGGGTGCGGCGGGACGCCGGCTTGGACGCGATCTCCAGCTCGCTGCCATCGATCCCCAACACCTTCGTGTCGACAATCGTTCGCTCGGTCGACTGGAGGAACTGACGCAAACCCGACAGGGTGATTCGACGGTGCCCGCCGACCGTTCGGACCGTCGGGATCACCCCCTGGTCGCACCAACGCTTGACGGACGATTCGCTGACATGCAGCGAGCTGGCAATCTGTTTCGGAGAAAATTGGGGCAACGAGTCAGTCACAGGCGGATGGCCCAAGGGAATGGGATCGGACAGCTTCAACCAAACAGCCATGAACGTTTTGGCCGAAAAACGTCCACGGTGGACGTTTTTGAATCGTAGCGAAAACCTCCGCCACGCCAACCTTGGAATCGTAAAACTTTCGTGTTTTCCGCAGCAGTTTGGCGGATCTCAAACATATTTCGCCATTTTCTGCATCCGGGCATTGTTGTTGCACGAATCTCTCGATATACCGTATTGAACGTTTTGAACGATTTCTCGTTCGGGCACCTACTCCAAGGAACAACCGATGGCCACCAAGCTTGCCCCCGCCCCTGCGACCGCCACGAAGAAAACCGCTCCCCAGCCGGGCGCGTCGAAACTCCGTGCCCGTCGGCCGGCTTGGTTGAACATGGACGAATTGAACGATGCGAACCACGAAGCGGACGGCATGCTCGTCCCTCTGGCGGCAGCGACCAGCGACGAACTGAAAAGCCGGACCAAGCGTCGACTCCGTGAGGAGATCGATTTCATCTCCAATCCCGATTTCGGCGACACCGACCTGGGTAAAAAGCTGTTCGCCGAGCCCCTGAAATTGGCTCCCCGGAAAGCGGAGTTGGGCATTGCGGCGATCCGTCGCAGTGGGATCGACATGCCGATCCATTTGGGGCGGTTGTGCGAAGCACCGCTGTTGACCCCCGAACAGGAACAAATGCTGTTCCAGCGAATGAATTATTTGCTGCAGCAGGCCGCAGTCCATCGCAGCCTTCTGAATCCATCGCGACCCTCGCGCGTGCGGCTGGAATTGATCGATCGCTTGATCGCGTTGGCCTCGTGGCACCGTGACCGGATCGTGGAAGCGAA
Encoded here:
- a CDS encoding aspartate carbamoyltransferase catalytic subunit, with translation MNVPDLTSFAERWDRRHLLDLESLSAEEITILLDVASRLKEATEGCRRKLSLLSGKTCANLFFENSTRTRNSFSLAAKRLGADTVEFGSSGSSTAKGETFADTAKTIEAMGVDWVVTRHGTPGTPNLLARELGCCVLNAGDGPHEHPTQGLLDLLTIRQHRGSLDGLTVALVGDIAHSRTARSNIWGLKRMGAHVIICGPPTLVSPRWQELGFEVAHHLDEILPRCDVLNLLRIQFERQHARPFPSVREYAALYAMNAVRMRQAKENILIMAPGPINRGVEITPEVADGPHSVILEQVTNGIAVRMSALYLLSAADDRYRSGNQASA
- a CDS encoding sigma-70 family RNA polymerase sigma factor, with the protein product MATKLAPAPATATKKTAPQPGASKLRARRPAWLNMDELNDANHEADGMLVPLAAATSDELKSRTKRRLREEIDFISNPDFGDTDLGKKLFAEPLKLAPRKAELGIAAIRRSGIDMPIHLGRLCEAPLLTPEQEQMLFQRMNYLLQQAAVHRSLLNPSRPSRVRLELIDRLIALASWHRDRIVEANLRLVFSIVKKFVNPNNSFDDLLSDGIVALIRAVEKFDFDRGFRFSTYATQVIRRNSYRTVVLKQQERQKTVGGLQDMDLDLTDEGRESAISEKRWHELRSRLSVMLNDLDRREKFIIRARFSLGAHRKVHTLQSLANRLGVSKERVRQLERRAMDKLRAMAGDVNLAELETQ
- a CDS encoding alpha/beta hydrolase, with amino-acid sequence MIWNSVSDHVADGKDSAPHPVDALDAEEHADGTPSSWSAAIRSQTFFVPLHYEANYRYPLVVWLHSDGFNENQVCHVMPHVSSRNYLATGIRGPMASDASGHRFGWSNSAAALQSAERSVLEAIDRAASQYSVHAERIVLAGYQSGGTMATRIAMRHPELFAAAVSLGGAFNLPAHPELDRQRLKERRLPMLWQRSIESEFYDQARLVSEIQDASSIGAQLEIRQYRNDDEMNTVVLSDLDRWVMNHVVSGAPVAKLSHWDTSPTSFSDN
- a CDS encoding MerR family transcriptional regulator; the encoded protein is MAVWLKLSDPIPLGHPPVTDSLPQFSPKQIASSLHVSESSVKRWCDQGVIPTVRTVGGHRRITLSGLRQFLQSTERTIVDTKVLGIDGSELEIASKPASRRTPIRGAGTEPTQQEFRAALADGDERHCMGLLEERIGLGWSRAEAAEDLITDAMRGLGDAWDCGELEVYQERRSCTICTRLIYSLREGLASLPVEAPIAIGAAPESDPYQLPTALVELALRESGWNAVNLGNDLPLVSLMQAVQDYQPKMVWLSVTAVADPVRFVREQNKLADSLGDRVGLIVGGRALDDQLRPKLRYTAHCDSLRHLIELADILKR
- a CDS encoding response regulator, producing the protein MADEDSDDLPEVVQSDRGAKILIVDDDVEIIESVRYALEGAGYEVVVARDGNQGLALAERESPDLIILDMMMPKRSGFLVLEKLRRMSESMVPVIMITGNEGSRHKAYAELLGVSEYIRKPFQMDKLLRAVDTQLTSA
- a CDS encoding DUF423 domain-containing protein yields the protein MTPPNRFLLVAAAIAGATGVALGAFAAHGLEGFLQSQGLEPERVAKRVGQFETGSRYHLVHAVVLLALSALGTNASSLIVKSGSLFLAGIVLFSGSLYLLVLTETTWMGAITPLGGVAWIIAWAMLAFATSKL
- a CDS encoding dihydroorotase; protein product: MKKPLLIENGTLIDPSQNLNRGGRIMMVDGVFAAVDPSDGDIPQDCDVIDAGGCLVAPGLVDLGVELREPGFEEDETIHSGSHAALAGGYTSILAASSTDPVIDSHGAVEFVRQKATAARGARVYVVGCLSKGRSGKQMAELGLLSEAGAVAFSDAPRAAPSDALLKRALEYCRMLGRPIFDSPEVPELALGGVMHDGQVSLVLGLKGLPTEAEDLAVARDVRLAEATDGRLHVGPVSTMGAVDMFRRVKSRGVVVTASVCPHNLMLSDAAMRSYESRFKVHPPLRSPRHVATLCQAVKDKTIDAIQSGHMPRSREKMMNDLDQSPFGISSLETALATAATALVRTGTLDWIELIDRMSTRPAQIAGLDAGTLGIGRPADVTIIDPNAGWKVDPGQFRSTCISTPFAGMELIGRVRHTIVGGELRFSG